The Prionailurus bengalensis isolate Pbe53 chromosome B1, Fcat_Pben_1.1_paternal_pri, whole genome shotgun sequence genomic interval ttcctcttttattcttcatttatttggatGTCATGGATGTCTGTGCAAATCTGATAGAAATTATAAATACTCCTtccagaaaaatacacacacacacacatttctgcaTATTAATTTGTGGCTTTCATGGATGTTCTTAtgtaaaaaattcctttttaatggAGTGATTTTATATTATCTTCAGTAAATTTATCCATTGACATTTGAAAATAGATTTGACCatttcattccctttttaaaaattgattatttaaaattctgactTGTAACTCTCCcagaagattttaaattattcacttattattcacttgttttgttttactacaaTCAGCAAATTTCAGAAACCTCTGTAGACATTCTAAAATGCCTAATTTCTGGgaaattttgtttctgtgtgCTAGGAAAGCGCAGCAGGCATTGATGTATGCTTTCTTAGAAagattttactataattttatgaggaaataaaaatggctgTAATGTTATTCCCATATTGGTATATAAGGAATAAACATTGATAACCCACAGAATCTTGATCCTAATTTGGACTCCAACCCCAAAATATACTgttttggaagaaataaatgtgtatatatatatatatatagtctctatagacacagaggaaaaatttcaaaaatatggtgaaaaaggtttttttaaaactcaCTCTCAATGGACATATAAACAGCACTTGATGAGGCAGTCAATGAATTTCTGTCTATATCTTGTATTCTAAAGTTGGGACAGAGAAACTTCTTAGATATTTGAAGAATTTGTTTTGAAAGTTTGACAATTAATGTAAAGCTACTTTAAAAGCATATGTTACTTTTAGAGCAAAATCCTTACAAAGGTTCATAatagtttataataataaatattaaccatCCTACTTTTTCCTTTGAGACCAATCATCACAGACCAAGAGCAGCTaagtttataataatttattacagTTGCATATCATTTGTTTTgtataataaattatagaaacCATAGCATCTTTATAAACTATTTAGTATATCATACTCACTTCCTAATGCTTACTGCAGTAACTGTAAGAAATCTAATTAGATTATGTTTTAGCAttagaagataaaaaaattataaaattttttcgCAGTACTTTGGATTTATGAAAGACcccattattttaactttttttaaaccagtttgaaatgtatataaactttttataaaCCAGAAGGTGGTCTAACCGAGCTGCTAGAAGTATTGCATAATTTGTAACTTACACCCTTACGGTGCACTTTTTCAGGCACTGTAAAAAACGCAAATAAATAATCAATTACTGATCTCTAAAAAACCTATACCAGTAGACAACATTGAAATTTGGCAACACTTTGAACACTCAGATAAAAAATTTAGTAAACATCGGAGCAGagtattctctctccctgtttccccctctccctcctccctcttcctacccactttcattatggaaaaaaaaaagttcaggttGAATTTAAGTCCTAGGGCCTGAGAAAGAGACCCTGGCTGCAGTTCTTTCTTCAGCCTTAAGAGCCCATAACAGCCAGCGTTCTGTTATCTTCAGCCTCAGTCCTCATTACATCTGTTCAGACTCTTCTCCTGACACCAGCATCGGTCCTTTCCCGCAGGGAGAGTTTTCAAATCCTTGTCGAAAGCATTTTGTTCTCCACTGTAACAGCACAGGCGTGAAATTGGTTGGAGTCTTTGTAACCGGTTTGTTCTGTTCCTTTCCAGCCTCTGCAGTCCTGATGGAAGAGAAGCTCTCAGGGCAGCAACAAAATGCTGCATGTGTTAGGGTCTCTCGAACCCTCTCGGTCTTTAAATGTCTATTCTTGGATAATGTCCTTATCCATCCTCTTGTCCTCAGTGAACTTTGATGGAATATTTCCGCAGTTTCAGAAATTGGAAAAGCTTGTCTTTCGTCCTCTTCTTCAGGGCCATCAGGGCTCGTGTTTTCTCCTCCAGATCTTGATCTATGGCAAATATGATCTTAGCTCTCTCCTCCGCTTTCTTGTCCCCAGAGTTTTTGAAAAGTCTCTGTAGAGATTCTTGGTCTATGTTTTCAAAGATGTTGGCCACAGCTTTCTTCCGCGAGGCTGTATCGAAGTGATAGCCGTGGATGGAAGGGCTCACTCGCAGCGAGGTGGACATGGTGATGGTGGCTTTGTGGCTTTGCCTTGCTTTCATCGACGTGAGGATCTTCGGGAATTCGGCTCCCGGGCTCTCCAGAGAGTCTGTAGCAAAATCATTCCGGGACTGCTATTTAAAGTGTGAACAAAAGCTCCAGGCTCAAATTACACTGGTGACATCAGAGTGATCTCAAGGAAGAATAATCACAGACAAGTTTAACAGTTGAGTTGCCAATATCCTGTTCTTGTGCAAAATGTCAAAAGCTGTGCTTGGTGATAGAGCAGGGATGTGGGGATTTCTTTTTACCTCATCTGTGGCAATAGGATTATACTGGCTTGggtccttcttttaaaaatagccaaaaccAGGGAAGGGCAAAGATAAGACACAAACAAGGTGGCTTAGACTCTCAAAATCTTTCCCAACAACAACCGAAACAAAGGCTTCTGTTAACTACAGGAAAGTTTTAATTCCTGAAGTCATTAGAGTGTATTCCAAACATTTGGCAGCCCATGCCTGCGCCCTTTGGACATCCCCATCCAGGGCCACTCCACAGCTGCTGAGAGGAAGCTGAAGAATCAAGGACATCAATTTGGAGTACATCTGATTTTAAAGGGGAGTTTACCTACAAAACGCTTACATGACACACCGTGACACTGTGACCTTTCAGAGACTGTGCACAAGAGCTAATCTGTAATCACTgaataaaattgtaatttattactctttatttttttaatattttatttttaggcaatCTCCACACCACCCAACACAACCCCAAGACggagactcgaactcacaaccccaagatcaagactctccggctccaccgactgagccagctaggtgccccaataTTGTAATTTGATAGTGACAGACAATATCTCCTTAGGTTTCTGCATGTATCAACAACAGTacctatcaaaaacaaaaacaaaaacaaaaaagtagggAGGGAAATTCAATCAGGTGCTTTACAAATATAGTACTCAAAGAAATgagctgatttttttcctttaatatttactttggCACTCCCCAGACATAGAGCAATACCTTTTTGTGgaagaatttaaatttctttggaagaatttaaaTTTCTCACCTTCCACAATATTCAGCTAGCCAGTGTCCCCACTGATGTGTGGAACACCTACATGCAATCAAATGGTAGATGTCAACTTCAAAGGGCCCTAGAGACTTCTCTGTGTGAACCTTCTGTCTGAGCTACAGAAGCAGGGCTGAACTTATGAGTTTCCTCTCATTAGTCAAATCAGGTCTAGAAAATGCACAAGGGGAGAGAGTATGGGGAAGACACCTCACTAGAAAACTGAGttaaactaggggcacctgggtggctcagttggttaagcgtcagccttcagctcaggtcatgatctcacagtccgtgacttcgagccctccgtaaggctctgtgctgacagctcagagcctggagcctgctttggattctgtgtctccctctctctcttcccctcccctgctcgtgctctgtctctctgtgtctcaaaaataaataaaaacatcaaaaaaatttaaaaaaagaaaattgagttaGACTCTTCATacatatccattcattcacttattcattaattcaatcaatatttattaaaagtctACTTTAGCTAGAAAAGTTTTAGGCATTGGAAATATAACAGTTAGCCAAACTAAATCAAACAAACtgaaccaaacaaacaaaaatccctacCTGACCTtaatggagtttacattctaccAGGAAATAGATAatagaatatacatttataaccTAGATGATGTCAGAAACTACTACCTATTGTGGATAAAAGTGTGGCCAAGTTGtacaggaaaggaaggggagggttGAAATTTGTACAGGATATTCTGGGGCAGTTTCTTTTAATGTGACATTGTACAGAGactggaaggaggtgagggagttaGCTGTGGAGGCATCTAGAGGACAGGTGTTGTGGGCAAAGGGTACAGCAAGTACAGAGGCTGGAAGATAAGAGTGTATCTGAAGTGTATGGAGAATGGTTGGggaccagtgtggctggagcagactggccagagaagaagggaaggacgGGAGGTCAGGAGGAGACACCAATggggaaaaaggcaaggaaagactGAGTACAACCTGCAAGACTCTTTTCTGGATTGAGCTTTTACTCTGTAGGACATGGGTAGCCTTGGAGAATTTGAACCAgaaaaatgacatgatttcacttataatttAAATTACTTCTTAGTAGAGGATACATTTTTAGGGAGACAAGCAGGGCACGAGAAGCAAAACGACTGGTGATGTGGCTGTCAaaataatccaggcaagagacGATGAAGGTCCCCACAAGTGAGGTCATCATGCAGGTGGTGAGAGCTGATCAGATTCTGGGCGTGTCGTGAAGGCCAAGTCAACAGGATTGCTGAAGACTCTGATGTGAGAGGAACGGAAGACAGACAGGAGCCCAACATGCTCTCTTCTTGAAGGATGCTTCGTCGAAAGACCTTTCTAGGTGAGCTGGTGTTCACCCCCTGGACGTGGCCATGACTGCTTGCTCCAGCTTTCCCGTGGAAGAACCCTATGATCTGCTGCCTATGGGTTGCCTATGGGCTTACCAACATATGTGGCACATCTTTGTGGCTACTAAAAATATACTCATTTTCCTCACTGTTAAAAAGTTATTATTATGTCAGCAAGGATTTGTACTGAATTTTCCGAGGTGCCAAGCACAGTGCCAAAACATTACACAATCCACCTTCATTAGGGCTTTGCCACCCTTCTCGTGTTATGCTCTTTCTTGAGGCCACTTGTATAGAGCTCATGCCTTTATTCCCTACTAACTGATTACTCtcaaattttaattccagcatgcCTTTGTCTTCTGAGGTatatactcatttatttaactAAGTGATcaatacaaataaatgcaaatgtagTACAAATAGCTGTTCAATTATCAAAGTCAGAAACCCAGCTATAATCTctgatttcttcctctctttttttctcctatctAAACTATCTagatctctctttgtctctgtctctctctatatatatacacacacacata includes:
- the TCIM gene encoding transcriptional and immune response regulator; the encoded protein is MKARQSHKATITMSTSLRVSPSIHGYHFDTASRKKAVANIFENIDQESLQRLFKNSGDKKAEERAKIIFAIDQDLEEKTRALMALKKRTKDKLFQFLKLRKYSIKVH